From a region of the Coffea arabica cultivar ET-39 chromosome 3e, Coffea Arabica ET-39 HiFi, whole genome shotgun sequence genome:
- the LOC113735381 gene encoding U-box domain-containing protein 19-like translates to MASLLNLSKFSKSRKIIVENGGLILILDVLKCGLKVEARQHTAGAFFYLASVEEYQQLIGEIPDAIPSLVELLREMTDRGKKNTLVTIFGLLLCPENHRRVFAAGLVPLLMQEQRQQWR, encoded by the coding sequence CTATTAAATCTttcaaagttttccaaaagcaGGAAAATAATTGTTGAGAATGGAGGTTTGATTTTGATACTTGATGTTTTGAAGTGCGGACTGAAAGTGGAAGCTCGACAGCATACAGCGGGTGCATTCTTTTACCTTGCTTCAGTTGAAGAATACCAGCAACTGATTGGGGAGATTCCAGATGCAATTCCTTCTCTAGTGGAGCTCCTCAGGGAAATGACAGATCGTGGCAAGAAGAATACACTTGTCACGATATTCGGCCTCCTCCTATGTCCTGAGAACCACAGGAGAGTGTTTGCTGCTGGATTAGTCCCATTGCTGATGCAAGAGCAACGGCAACAGTGGCGGTGA